ATTATTAACTTACTTAAAAATAATAAATTTATTCTACCATACTTCCTCTTTTTATATCTATTATATCAAATTTAGCAGGTTTTAAAAAATCCCTTATTGCCGGAATAGCATCTTCTGGATTTACATGCTCTCCACAGGTAAATATATCCATTGCCGCATATCCTATTTCTGGCCATGTGTGGATACTAATATGACTTTCCGCAAGAACTGCAACTCCCGTAACTCCTTGTGGCGAAAATTTATGGGTTCTTATGCAAATAAGTGTT
The window above is part of the Methanococcus aeolicus Nankai-3 genome. Proteins encoded here:
- the speD gene encoding adenosylmethionine decarboxylase, with protein sequence MKHLGKHLIMELWDCDKQALDNQAGVEKMLEDATNSCGATLICIRTHKFSPQGVTGVAVLAESHISIHTWPEIGYAAMDIFTCGEHVNPEDAIPAIRDFLKPAKFDIIDIKRGSMVE